A window of the Dictyostelium discoideum AX4 chromosome 4 chromosome, whole genome shotgun sequence genome harbors these coding sequences:
- a CDS encoding Rab GTPase domain-containing protein — MSNNNNCNFGKEIIRITNATEDIRRKVLFNLKKIIPKDFHSNHGTRTVKDAQNYLFNLQDPEKLIDSKIKETHPINHNHPSFKKIIDVIKTLNDFKEKVLIKQKENDKDLYCNENKSKEKINLGEYRKNDFSLDSKSITSTNTTTCCSSTSPIITATITAISPTISSPITQSPSLQSSSPSLITTSSTTSTSTSTTTTKVKEQIEFENLNNMEKYLNQLYNGINEMIDYYQEYMNQLVNYSKTNRIQEFLRLLDSKATINSELFESSAFYRIPRSIALHILDMDEFGERSNKRGDEQNHYVSILKDNKNNNCTCYANKTNCLKHRSDIESDEGFWNSCKTIYFKNNGFAQLECGKEMLIYQLYKLLNIPMPPTAMIVIDQLTLPDSKKGPKKYFINGENESPFYIQASWGIEGNLVNYNMFKITHPDYKILNLNSFAKQVFGLLLTCPSDGKSANFIIVQHDRSPSYNLISIDNDQVFEDSIQTIKKSSSTTTVINNNNNNNNNNNNNNNNNNNNNNNNNNNNNNNNNNNNNNNNNNNNNNNNNNNNNLSRLQEFRIHLKSLLLTLPEMNCKFPELLQEFIKYINPQFLIIDWLTKLEHYNEKYLNLIEAVQFIRSKSNYSNFSLTTTTSPTLPINNEIIALNFQDSKVPMKLNKNLVSKIQMRLEIIQNYLKSHPECTMFEVFSKVYPIAYQYYNEKLKIHHNDPFEMISLIYNKEHNDGDLINESFIISSGSSINVGSSSDNGISSIDSELSTSSISSNSSSSLSSSSQLTTEFLPNQLINLLDIDRKTIGENVVEDIVFQYNNNKSIQLDIVYNRLTILNSIRANNFKDSKSIIKLYQIIKSINDMEFFEKFKIIFKQFSNENPSLKLDWLYLIEDWFPSEWNDNQKKYPTNSNEMKGTFFGRKLIPKEIHYHLFTRDGQFIRRNKYGRKDVSWYPEKDPIWYFKKYPEIPGYEYAAIEFMKGIGLKNTVQSELVLFYDPNIGKCYPVLISLAVPGKLVKEYWNDDDNFMLLDPHHTGLLIISSILLSVEDGKEDNFILSPDGKYLTPIDNDHCFIPSSIWEKNFISVLHEKLMMKSILFSLPIMNSWIATSVKKQITSIDLNQFLKDWLEKLVKLSILFQELLPSNEIDQLYNEHGSILRIPISLETIKSIYLNLYNLSHFFRNSMVNTYFDLFKRLDPFVATKYQSLFLINNNSNINNNNQYKCLEDRFKFITNGLFNQTTIPNSKESIRETAINSRQIVKIINIPTQDLIGESAKIKTDPSFALDHLKHLIQTHKEIKKNNKTLLGNGEMINPENFKGQKKSKQFEILSESFSKNDQFAAYGLSLSDGYFDRLKQTCHIQFLDLRNCELLTNKAIEQIVKLLPKLLYLNITGWKSLKNICFSHCQYSFDITKNLKQINPLDFFKYYSENQIKIQKTLIERLVINDCPSLELVDLYFSTPFLKKLDLNRNQKLEKIIGLNYDIIINSNNNNNNNNNNNNNNNNNNNNNQNNNNQNNNQNNNNIISLENQYLITTKKSLQHQTIISKRSLNIIVIGDKGVGKSSIIDRLKEIETFPEIIFHETTFNIEFSNQVESEIYSRINCFCFYRFFIFVVYDSPSSFINSTNWIKSFKSKKNFNSIPMALIGNKDDLYNESGHIDFCNQYHLINFQKSAKNNVSFYDLFNCFIIGSSKNCSNENHHI; from the exons atga gtaacaataataattgtaattttggaaaagaaattattagaattacAAATGCAACGGAAGATATTAGAagaaaagttttatttaatttaaagaaaataataccAAAAGATTTTCATTCAAACCATGGAACTAGAACAGTGAAGGATgcacaaaattatttatttaatcttCAAGACCCAGAAAAACTTATTGAttcaaaaatcaaagaaactCATCCAATAAATCATAATCAtccatcatttaaaaaaataattgatgttattaaaacattaaatgattttaaagaaaaagttttaataaaacaaaaagaaaatgataaagatttatattgcaatgaaaataaaagtaaagagaaaataaatttgggtgaatatagaaaaaatgattttagtTTAGATTCAAAATCCATAACTAGTACAAACACAACCACTTGTTGttcatcaacatcaccaataaTAACTGCAACAATTACTGCAATATCACCAACAATATCATCACCAATAACACAATCACCATCACtacaatcatcatcaccatcattaataacaacttcatcaacaacatcaacatcaacatcaacaacaacaacaaaagtaaaagaacaaattgaatttgaaaatttaaataatatggaaaaatatttgaatcaattatataatggtattaatgaaatgattgattattatcaAGAGTATATGAATCAATTAgtaaattattcaaaaaccAATAGAATTCAAGAGTTTTTAAGATTATTAGATAGTAAAGCCACAATAAATAGTGAGTTATTTGAATCATCAGCATTTTATAGAATTCCAAGATCAATTGCATTACATATTTTAGATATGGATGAATTTGGTGAAAGGTCAAACAAAAGAGGTGATGAACAAAATCATTatgtttcaattttaaaagataataaaaacaataattgtACATGTTATgctaataaaacaaattgtttaaaacaTCGAAGTGATATTGAAAGTGATGAGGGATTTTGGAATTCTTGTAAGacaatttattttaagaaTAATGGTTTTGCACAATTAGAATGTGGTAAAGAAATGTTAATTTATCAACTATATAAACTATTAAATATACCAATGCCACCAACTGCTATGATTGTAATTGATCAATTGACATTACCAGATTCAAAAAAGGGTCCAAAAAAGTACTTTATTAATGGTGAAAATGAATCTCCTTTCTATATTCAAGCATCATGGGGAATTGAAGGAAATCTagttaattataatatgtTTAAAATTACTCATCcagattataaaattttaaatttaaattcattcgCTAAACAAgtatttggtttattattaacttgCCCATCCGATGGTAAATCTgcaaattttataattgtaCAACATGATAGATCACCTtcttataatttaatttcaattgataatgatcaAGTTTTTGAAGATTCAATtcaaactattaaaaaatcatcttcaacaacaacagtaattaataataataataataataataataataataataataataataataataataataataataataataataataataataataataataataataataataataataataataataataataataataataataataataataataataataataataatttatcaagatTACAAGAATTCagaattcatttaaaatcattactaTTAACATTACCAGAAATGAATTGTAAATTTCCAGAATTATTACAAgagtttattaaatatataaatcctcaatttttaattatagatTGGTTAACAAAATTAGAACATTATAATGAaaagtatttaaatttaattgaagcaGTTCAATTTATaagatcaaaatcaaattatagtAACTTTTCATTAACAACAACCACTTCACCAACTTTaccaataaataatgaaattatagctttaaattttcaagaCTCAAAGGTaccaatgaaattaaataaaaatttagtttCTAAAATTCAAATGAGATTAGAAATCATacagaattatttaaaatcacaTCCAGAATGTACAATGTTTGAAGTTTTCTCAAAAGTTTACCCAATTGcttatcaatattataatgaaaaattaaaaattcatcatAATGATCCATTTGAaatgatttcattaatttataataaagagcataatgatggtgatttaattaatgaatcatttattattagcagtggtagtagtattaatgttggtagtagtagtgataATGGtatttcatcaattgattcagAATTATCAACatcttcaatttcatcaaatagttcatcatcattatcatcttcatcacaATTAACAACTGAATTTTtaccaaatcaattaataaatttattagataTTGATAGAAAAACAATTGGAGAGAATGTTGTAGAAGATATAGTTtttcaatataataataataaatcgaTTCAATTAGATATAGTTTATAATAgattaacaattttaaattcaataagagcaaataattttaaagattcaaaatcaattattaaactttatcaaattattaaatcaattaacgATATggaattttttgaaaaatttaaaataatttttaaacaattttcaaatgaaaatccaagtttaaaattagattggttatatttaattgaagattGGTTTCCATCTGAATGGAATGATAATCAAAAGAAATATCCAAccaattcaaatgaaatgaaaGGTACATTTTTTGGTAGAAAATTAATACCAAAAgaaattcattatcatttatttacAAGAGATGGTCAATTTATTAGACGTAATAAATATGGTAGAAAAGATGTTTCATGGTATCCAGAGAAAGATCCAATttggtattttaaaaagtatcCAGAAATACCAGGTTATGAATATGCTGCAATTGAATTTATGAAAGgaattggtttaaaaaatactGTACAATCAGAGTTGGTATTATTCTATGATCCAAATATTGGAAAATGTTATCCagttttaatatcattagcTGTACCTGGTAAATTAGTAAAAGAATATTggaatgatgatgataatttcaTGTTATTAGATCCACATCATACtggtttattaataatttcatcaatattGCTATCGGTTGAAGATGGTAAAGAAGATAATTTCATTCTATCACCAGATGGAAAATATTTAAcaccaattgataatgatcaTTGTTTTATACCATCAAGTATTTGGGAAAAGAATTTCATTTCAGTACTACATGAAAAGTTAATGATGAAATCAATACTTTTCTCTTTACCAATAATGAATAGTTGGATAGCAACAAGtgttaaaaaacaaattacttcaattgatttaaatcaattcttAAAAGATTGGCTAGAGAAATTGGTTAAACTCTCTATTCTATTTCAAGAATTATTACCATCGAATGAAATTGATCAACTTTATAATGAACATGGTAGTATTCTAAGAATTCCAATCTCATTAGAAactataaaatcaatttatttaaatctttataatttatcaCATTTCTTTAGAAATTCAATGGTAAATACATATTTTGatctttttaaaagattagaTCCTTTTGTTGCTACCAAATatcaatcattatttttaataaataataatagcaatatcaataataataatcaatataaatGTTTAGAAGatagatttaaattcattacaaATGGATTATTTAATCAAACTACAATTCCAAAttcaaaagaatcaattagaGAAACTGCAATCAATAGTAGAcaaattgttaaaattataaatattccAACTCAAGATCTAATTGGTGAAAGtgcaaaaattaaaactgatCCATCATTCGCTTTGGATCATTTGaaacatttaattcaaactcataaagaaattaaaaagaataataaaacacTTTTAGGTAATGGTGAAATGATAAATcctgaaaattttaaaggtcaaaaaaagagtaaacaatttgaaattctttctgaatcattttcaaaaaatgatcAATTTGCTGCCTATGGTTTATCACTTTCTGATGGTTATTTTGATAGATTAAAACAAACTTGTCACATtcaatttttagatttaagaAATTGTGAGCTTTTAACAAATAAAGCAATTGAAcaaattgttaaattattaccaaaattattatatttaaatattactGGTTggaaatctttaaaaaatatttgtttttcacATTGTCAATATTCATTTGATATTacaaagaatttaaaacaaattaatccattagattttttcaaatattactctgaaaatcaaattaaaattcaaaaaacatTAATAGAAAGATTAGTTATTAATGATTGTCCATCATTAGAACttgttgatttatatttttcaacaCCATTTCTAAAGAAACTTGATTTAAATAGAAATCAAAAACTTGAAAAGATTATTGGTTTAAAttatgatattattataaattcaaataataataataataataataataataataataataataataataataataataataataatcaaaataataataatcaaaataataatcaaaataataataatattataagtttagaaaatcaatatttaataacaACAAAGAAATCTTTACAACATCaaacaattatttcaaaaagatcattaaatattattgttattggtgATAAAGGTGTTGGTAAATCATCAATAATTGATAGgttaaaagaaattgaaacaTTCCCAGAGATAATTTTTCATGAAACAAcctttaatattgaattttcaaatcaaGTTGAAAGTGAAATCTATTCAAGaatcaattgtttttgtttttatagaTTTTTCATCTTTGTGGTTTATGATAGTCCTTCctcttttattaattctacCAATTggataaaatcatttaaaagcAAAAAGAATTTCAACTCTATCCCAATGGctttaattggtaataaagATGACCTATACAATGAAAGTGGTCATATAGATTTTTGtaatcaatatcatttaattaattttcaaaaatcagctaaaaataatgtttccttttatgatttatttaattgtttcattATTGGAAGTAGTAAAAATTGCTCAAATGAAAATCatcatatttaa